Proteins from a genomic interval of Corvus moneduloides isolate bCorMon1 chromosome 6, bCorMon1.pri, whole genome shotgun sequence:
- the TMX1 gene encoding thioredoxin-related transmembrane protein 1, protein MAALGRCRAALRAPLCALLCLALAAAARGRPSPVKVLSDGMWRELLQDEWMVEFYAPWCPACENLQPEWEKFAEWGEDLGVNVAKVDVTEQPGLSGRFIITALPTIYHCKDGEFRRYQGARTKAAFINFISDEEWKSIEPVSSWLGPSSFLMSSMSALFKLSMWIRHGHGYLTENLGIPVWGSYAVFGLATLFLGMVLGLMMVFLADCMCPSKRHRPPQLHPQSRKQGPESAQLLKNRYEEQEADEGDISDDETEGKEGSKRDWSPGGVRQRPVPTAAPLEKS, encoded by the exons ATGGCGGCGCTGGGGCGGTGTCGGGCCGCGCTGAGGGCTCCGCTCTGcgctctgctgtgcctggcgCTGGCGGCCGCCGCCCGGGGCAGGCCGAGCCCCGTGAAGGTGCTGTCGGACGGGATgtggagggagctgctgcaggacgAGTGGATGGTGGAGTT ctaCGCGCCGTGGTGTCCCGCCTGCGAGAACCTGCAGCCCGAGTGGGAGAAGTTCGCCGAGTGGGGAGAGGACTTGGGGGTGAACGTGGCCAAAGTGGATGTCACGGAGCAGCCGG GGTTAAGTGGACGATTTATCATCACAGCTCTCCCTACCATCTATCA CTGCAAAGATGGAGAGTTCAGGAGATACCAGGGAGCAAGGACTAAAGCTGCCTTCATTAATTTCATCAGTGACGAGGAATGGAAATCCATTGAACCAGTGTCCTCCTGGCTTGGTCCTTCCTCTTTCCT gATGAGCAGCATGTCAGCATTGTTCAAGTTGTCCATGTGGATCAGG CACGGCCATGGCTATTTAACAGAAAATCTTGGAATACCAGTCTGGGGCTCCTATGCTGTTTTTGGTTTGGCAACTCTGTTCTTAGGAATGGTCCTGGGACTT atgATGGTGTTCCTGGCAGACTGCATGTGTCCCTCCAAAAGACACAGACCACCACAGCTCCACCCTCAGTCAA GAAAACAAGGTCCAGAGtcagctcagctgctgaaaaataGGTATGAAGAGCAAGAAGCAGATGAGGGAGACATCTCAGATGATGAAACAGAGGGTAAGGAGGGGAGCAAGAGAGACTGGTCACCAGGTGGTGTCCGGCAGCGCCCAgtgcccactgctgctccactgGAGAAATCTTAG